A stretch of Bacillus pseudomycoides DNA encodes these proteins:
- the comER gene encoding late competence protein ComER — protein MNIGIIGTGNMGKILIDAFLETRAVKPSCLTIVNRTPAKAYHIKEKYPSVHIAKTAQEVIRRSQLIFICVKPLDVYPILTKHTAHFTDEKCLISITSPISANQLEKIVSCNVARIIPSITNRAFSGASLFTFGKNCSRAWKQKLLRLFKNISTPIVIEEDITRVSSDIASCGPAFFSYLLQRFIDAAVDETNITHEEATTLASEMIIGMGKLLEKEIFTLPTLQEKVCVKGGVTGEGIRILEDHVGDMFHKLFERTHEKYDEDLEGVKQQFNKHT, from the coding sequence TTGAACATAGGAATTATAGGGACAGGAAACATGGGTAAGATACTAATCGATGCATTTTTAGAAACCCGTGCTGTCAAACCTTCGTGCCTTACTATTGTGAATCGTACGCCTGCCAAAGCATATCATATAAAAGAGAAGTATCCTTCTGTTCATATAGCAAAGACCGCGCAAGAGGTAATCAGGCGCTCTCAACTTATTTTTATTTGCGTTAAACCTTTAGACGTATATCCGATTTTGACAAAACATACTGCTCATTTTACCGATGAAAAATGTTTAATTTCTATTACAAGCCCCATATCAGCAAATCAATTAGAGAAGATCGTCTCTTGCAACGTCGCACGTATTATTCCAAGCATTACAAACCGAGCATTCTCTGGCGCCTCACTATTTACATTCGGAAAAAACTGTTCTAGAGCATGGAAGCAAAAGTTACTTCGTTTATTTAAAAATATTTCTACACCCATTGTGATTGAAGAAGATATTACAAGAGTCTCATCTGATATCGCAAGCTGCGGGCCTGCATTCTTCAGCTACTTACTACAACGTTTCATTGATGCTGCTGTAGATGAAACAAATATTACTCACGAAGAAGCAACTACTTTAGCAAGTGAAATGATTATTGGAATGGGGAAATTACTAGAAAAAGAAATTTTTACATTACCAACTCTGCAAGAGAAAGTATGTGTAAAAGGCGGTGTTACAGGAGAGGGCATTCGGATTTTAGAGGACCACGTTGGAGATATGTTCCATAAATTATTCGAGCGAACACATGAAAAATATGATGAAGACTTAGAAGGCGTAAAGCAACAATTTAATAAACACACTTAA
- a CDS encoding DUF3679 domain-containing protein, with protein sequence MSCVVLFLFLLLIGIGIANHGLKSMKGYRQPTYEQVAQMTGTGSESVDPEILGGTFSASEKQKQLESLRSFNVVEGLGMGIAEFTRSIAEFSTDIVIGKIKDIFNKLGE encoded by the coding sequence ATGAGTTGTGTTGTTCTGTTTCTTTTTTTGCTGCTAATCGGGATTGGAATCGCTAATCATGGCTTAAAAAGTATGAAAGGATATCGGCAGCCAACGTATGAACAAGTTGCTCAGATGACGGGAACTGGAAGTGAAAGTGTTGATCCGGAAATTTTAGGAGGTACATTTTCAGCGAGTGAAAAACAAAAACAGTTAGAAAGTCTCAGAAGTTTTAATGTTGTAGAAGGACTGGGAATGGGAATCGCGGAATTTACTCGAAGTATCGCTGAATTTAGTACAGATATAGTAATTGGGAAAATAAAAGATATTTTTAACAAACTGGGAGAATAA
- a CDS encoding helix-turn-helix domain-containing protein encodes MSENIRKDIQEKIQNGDFNCEKELTLSIISGKWKVVILWHLGVEGPHRFSELQRLFPNISHKVLSNQLKELAEDGIIGRTVYPEVPPRVEYFMTELGMTLLPIVEMMYDWGKMRMEQIRNTLQK; translated from the coding sequence ATGTCGGAAAATATTAGAAAAGATATTCAAGAAAAAATACAAAATGGAGATTTTAATTGTGAAAAGGAACTGACACTTTCTATTATCAGTGGGAAGTGGAAGGTTGTGATTTTATGGCATTTAGGAGTCGAAGGACCACACCGTTTTAGTGAATTACAACGACTGTTTCCTAATATTTCTCATAAAGTTTTATCGAATCAATTGAAAGAATTAGCTGAAGATGGAATCATTGGCCGGACGGTATATCCAGAAGTACCTCCTCGTGTAGAGTACTTTATGACGGAACTTGGCATGACGCTTTTACCAATCGTCGAAATGATGTATGATTGGGGAAAAATGCGAATGGAACAAATTCGTAACACGTTACAGAAGTAA
- a CDS encoding helix-hairpin-helix domain-containing protein, with protein sequence MMQNFQKKWFALLGAIGVVFILFMWQTKQQAEQPTVKVNPNVKSEENKSKLKATESKEQKKTIVIDVKGAVHREGVYEMGMGARVKDGIEKAGGFLPEADSEKVNLAQLMQDQMLLYVPKKGEQVQGTNLPSGQEGKIQINVASKEQLEKITGIGPRKAENIMKYREEHGPFQKMEDLLEVDGIGEKSLEKIKDKIIIP encoded by the coding sequence ATCATGCAGAATTTTCAAAAGAAGTGGTTCGCTTTATTAGGGGCTATTGGAGTTGTATTTATCCTCTTTATGTGGCAGACAAAGCAGCAAGCTGAGCAACCGACTGTGAAAGTGAATCCAAATGTGAAGAGTGAAGAGAACAAAAGTAAATTAAAAGCGACAGAATCAAAAGAACAAAAAAAAACAATAGTGATTGATGTAAAAGGAGCTGTGCATCGTGAAGGGGTATATGAGATGGGGATGGGTGCACGCGTAAAGGATGGGATTGAAAAAGCAGGTGGTTTTTTACCTGAAGCGGATAGCGAAAAAGTGAACTTAGCGCAGCTCATGCAAGATCAAATGCTTCTTTATGTCCCGAAAAAAGGAGAGCAAGTTCAGGGAACTAATCTACCTTCAGGGCAGGAAGGGAAAATTCAAATTAATGTTGCCTCAAAAGAACAACTCGAAAAAATAACGGGAATTGGGCCTCGAAAAGCAGAAAATATTATGAAATATCGAGAAGAGCATGGACCATTTCAAAAAATGGAAGATTTACTGGAGGTGGATGGTATTGGAGAGAAGTCTCTTGAAAAAATAAAAGATAAAATAATTATTCCGTAA
- the rsfS gene encoding ribosome silencing factor has translation MKDKELLVLAAKAADDKRAEDMVVLNMQGISPIADYFIICHGNSDKQVQAIAREIKAKAHEFQIDVQRMEGFDEARWVLVDLGDVVAHVFHKDERDHYNLERLWGDVPREDITEELSQ, from the coding sequence ATGAAAGATAAAGAGTTATTAGTGTTAGCAGCAAAAGCAGCTGATGATAAAAGAGCAGAAGATATGGTTGTATTAAATATGCAAGGTATTTCACCAATTGCAGATTATTTTATTATTTGTCACGGAAATTCTGATAAACAAGTGCAAGCAATTGCACGTGAAATTAAAGCAAAGGCACATGAGTTCCAAATCGACGTACAACGTATGGAAGGCTTCGATGAAGCTCGTTGGGTTCTAGTTGATCTTGGGGATGTAGTTGCGCATGTATTCCATAAAGATGAGCGTGATCATTATAATTTAGAGCGTCTATGGGGCGATGTGCCACGTGAAGATATTACAGAAGAGTTAAGCCAATGA
- a CDS encoding methyltransferase domain-containing protein — protein sequence MRYEQFALLYDELMNDVPYDKWVEFTEESLQQAGMKEAKILDVACGTGNVTLPLVKKGYDMIGVDLSEEMLTVAQQKLGGEGYFVPFYQQDMRELDVPGEFDCVTIFCDSLNYVLQEEGIQETFRRVFHHLRQGGLFLFDVHTLYKIHHVFQNETYTVNGEEIALIWNCFPGEELDSVEHDMSFFVQDPEEGVYHRFDECHMQRAYSVELLTKWLEEAGFTVLRVTGDFERIEATEQTERIFFMAKKNG from the coding sequence ATGAGATATGAGCAATTTGCATTGTTGTATGATGAACTCATGAATGATGTCCCGTATGATAAATGGGTTGAGTTCACAGAGGAAAGCTTACAGCAGGCAGGTATGAAAGAGGCGAAAATTCTAGATGTAGCATGCGGGACTGGGAATGTAACCCTTCCACTGGTGAAAAAAGGTTATGACATGATTGGTGTCGATCTTTCAGAGGAAATGCTAACAGTTGCACAGCAAAAACTTGGGGGAGAAGGATATTTTGTTCCTTTTTATCAACAAGATATGAGAGAATTGGATGTTCCTGGTGAATTTGATTGTGTGACAATCTTTTGTGATTCATTAAATTACGTATTGCAAGAAGAAGGAATACAAGAGACATTCAGACGAGTATTTCACCACTTGCGTCAAGGTGGTCTGTTCTTATTTGATGTGCACACTTTATATAAAATTCATCATGTATTTCAAAATGAAACGTACACAGTGAATGGAGAAGAGATAGCTCTCATTTGGAACTGTTTCCCTGGCGAAGAATTAGATAGTGTAGAACATGACATGTCATTCTTTGTACAGGATCCAGAGGAAGGTGTATATCATCGTTTTGATGAATGTCATATGCAACGTGCTTATTCAGTTGAATTGTTAACAAAATGGCTTGAAGAAGCTGGATTTACAGTGCTTCGTGTAACAGGTGATTTTGAACGAATAGAAGCAACTGAACAAACGGAACGTATCTTTTTTATGGCGAAAAAGAATGGATAA
- a CDS encoding ComE operon protein 2, which produces MERISWDQYFMTQSHLLSLRSTCTRLAVGATIVRDKRIIAGGYNGSIKGGVHCIDDGCYVIDNHCVRTIHAEMNALLQCAKFGVKTEGAEIYVTHFPCLQCCKAIIQSGITAVYYARDYKNHPYVVELFEQANVTVKHVPLEYDITSLDQQQRNLQLKELFSSLEKDDLTMSELQQVFAKAKEML; this is translated from the coding sequence ATGGAGCGAATTTCTTGGGATCAATATTTTATGACACAAAGCCATCTATTATCACTGCGTAGCACATGCACAAGGCTTGCGGTAGGAGCGACAATTGTTCGTGATAAGCGAATTATCGCGGGTGGTTATAACGGTTCGATCAAAGGTGGTGTTCATTGTATAGATGATGGGTGTTACGTCATTGATAATCATTGTGTTCGTACAATTCATGCTGAAATGAATGCATTGTTGCAATGTGCAAAATTTGGTGTGAAAACAGAAGGTGCAGAGATTTATGTTACGCATTTTCCTTGTTTACAATGTTGTAAAGCCATTATTCAAAGTGGTATTACAGCTGTTTATTATGCGCGAGATTATAAAAATCACCCATACGTTGTAGAGTTATTTGAGCAAGCAAATGTAACAGTGAAACATGTTCCGCTCGAATATGATATTACATCGTTAGATCAACAGCAGCGTAATTTACAATTAAAAGAATTGTTTTCATCTTTAGAAAAAGACGATTTAACAATGAGTGAATTACAACAAGTATTCGCTAAAGCCAAAGAGATGCTATAA
- a CDS encoding DNA internalization-related competence protein ComEC/Rec2, with translation MRGQWGYIAISFVMGIAIACSSFQLWSVSVFGCYILFCIYRTSRQVLVFCMVTCVSSCFYTSYVEWENQPPKGLNFEMTEGVIQTTPLINGDQLSFQIKVNDRDMLQLMYKIQTAEQKEKLRKLHAGMTCAFQGEMKVPPEARNFYGFDYRDYLQKQKIHFLFEAKEISNCTQNSLTFTQWVFLLRQNAVLKVAEMFPGQSGAFMNALLFGDRQLMTFEVEEQYQQFGLVHLLAISGSHIVLLLAIGYFILLRIGLTREMTTIFLVVCIPLYMFLAGASPSVIRASVTGVMLLLALMHAIRLSSLDALSMTAILMLVYDPYMVFDIGFQFSFIGSFALLLSSNRLLHRDNGLIQNTIYLSVISQLASTPILLYHFGYFSPYSIFLNHIYVPFLSCMVLPCSIVIFLCALFVPFVSTWLAHGLSVCLMFSNEILQCCENLPFIRLTFGQTPLFLVVLYSFSIIGIFVVWENMVSKYILSIVVVLFLFICICHYVSPYFRASGSVMFIDVGQGDAILIRLPYDKGIYLIDTGGTIPVKKEAWQKKKHEFSVGHDILLPFLQKEGIRKIDKLIVTHGDTDHMGAAKELLSTIAVEEIVFGKKREDTVLEKELRQIAKQKNIRVNIVEEGDRWQVDEAAFTVLSPNGGENGDNDSSIALWAKLGGFTWLFTGDLEGKGEQRIIKRYPELRADILKVGHHGSKTSSSSSFLHLIQPQKAIISAGEYNRYGHPHQEVLERLLELEIEIWRTDKQGAVFYVFEGKRGTFRSKLTYDEAQKR, from the coding sequence TTGCGTGGACAATGGGGCTATATTGCAATCTCGTTTGTTATGGGGATTGCAATCGCCTGTTCCTCGTTTCAGTTGTGGTCAGTTAGTGTATTTGGTTGTTATATTTTATTTTGTATATATCGTACTTCGCGTCAAGTCCTCGTTTTTTGTATGGTAACATGCGTTAGTAGTTGCTTCTATACCTCATATGTTGAATGGGAAAATCAACCTCCAAAAGGATTGAACTTTGAAATGACAGAAGGTGTGATTCAAACAACTCCTCTTATAAATGGTGATCAACTCTCTTTTCAAATAAAAGTCAATGATAGGGATATGTTGCAATTGATGTATAAAATTCAAACGGCTGAGCAAAAAGAAAAGTTGCGAAAATTACATGCTGGTATGACTTGTGCATTTCAAGGAGAAATGAAGGTGCCGCCAGAAGCACGAAATTTTTATGGTTTTGACTATCGTGACTATTTACAGAAGCAAAAGATTCATTTTTTATTTGAAGCGAAAGAGATTTCAAATTGTACGCAAAATTCTTTAACGTTTACACAATGGGTCTTTTTATTACGCCAAAATGCGGTGTTGAAAGTTGCAGAAATGTTTCCCGGGCAATCTGGAGCTTTTATGAATGCATTGTTGTTTGGCGATCGGCAACTGATGACATTTGAAGTAGAAGAACAATACCAACAGTTTGGTCTCGTTCACCTATTGGCGATTTCTGGCTCTCACATTGTATTATTACTGGCAATTGGCTATTTTATTTTACTTAGAATCGGACTGACAAGGGAAATGACGACAATCTTTCTTGTTGTTTGTATTCCACTGTATATGTTTTTAGCAGGGGCGTCTCCATCTGTCATAAGAGCTTCTGTAACAGGTGTTATGTTATTGCTAGCACTTATGCATGCTATTCGTCTTTCGAGTTTAGATGCGCTTAGTATGACGGCTATATTGATGCTTGTATATGATCCTTATATGGTCTTTGATATTGGATTTCAATTTTCTTTTATTGGTAGTTTTGCGCTTTTGTTATCGTCAAATCGCCTTTTGCATCGTGACAATGGTCTAATTCAAAATACAATCTATCTTTCTGTTATTTCGCAACTTGCTAGTACACCTATTTTGTTATATCATTTTGGATATTTTTCTCCTTATAGCATTTTCCTCAATCATATATATGTCCCGTTTCTATCTTGTATGGTGCTACCCTGTAGTATTGTTATTTTTCTTTGTGCGTTATTTGTTCCTTTTGTATCGACATGGTTGGCGCATGGATTATCAGTATGTTTAATGTTTTCTAATGAGATTCTTCAGTGTTGTGAAAATCTTCCATTTATTCGTCTTACTTTTGGGCAAACACCTCTATTTCTTGTGGTTTTATATAGCTTTAGCATTATTGGTATATTTGTGGTGTGGGAAAATATGGTCAGCAAATATATTTTGTCCATAGTTGTGGTTTTGTTCCTTTTTATATGTATTTGTCATTACGTTTCGCCCTATTTTCGTGCTAGTGGAAGTGTGATGTTTATTGATGTCGGACAAGGGGATGCGATCTTGATTCGCCTTCCGTATGACAAGGGGATCTATCTCATTGATACAGGGGGAACAATTCCAGTAAAAAAGGAAGCATGGCAGAAGAAAAAACATGAGTTTTCTGTTGGACATGATATTCTCCTTCCGTTTTTACAAAAAGAAGGTATTCGAAAAATTGATAAGTTGATTGTGACGCATGGTGATACAGATCATATGGGAGCGGCTAAAGAATTGCTATCTACCATTGCTGTAGAGGAAATTGTATTTGGAAAGAAACGAGAAGATACTGTGCTCGAGAAAGAATTGAGACAAATTGCAAAACAAAAAAATATAAGGGTAAACATCGTGGAAGAAGGGGATAGATGGCAAGTAGACGAAGCGGCATTTACAGTGCTATCACCAAATGGAGGGGAGAATGGGGACAACGATTCCTCAATTGCATTATGGGCAAAGTTAGGTGGGTTTACCTGGCTATTTACTGGAGATTTAGAAGGAAAAGGCGAACAGCGTATTATAAAGCGGTATCCAGAGTTACGAGCAGATATTTTAAAGGTTGGGCATCATGGTAGTAAGACATCGTCTTCATCTTCCTTCTTACACCTTATTCAGCCCCAAAAGGCAATTATTTCAGCTGGAGAGTATAATCGATATGGACATCCGCATCAGGAAGTGTTAGAACGTTTGTTGGAACTTGAAATTGAAATATGGCGAACTGACAAACAAGGTGCTGTTTTTTATGTTTTTGAAGGTAAAAGGGGAACGTTTCGAAGTAAACTCACATATGATGAAGCACAGAAAAGGTAA
- the gpr gene encoding GPR endopeptidase, translated as MKEPLDLSKYSVRTDLAVEAHQMLQERQQEQTEIQGVVVKEREEEGITITKVIIDESASEAMGKKPGNYLTLEVQGIRQQDTELQQKVERIFAKEFSYLLEEIGISKEASCLIVGLGNWNVTPDALGPIVVENVLVTRHLFKLQPESVEDGYRPVSAIRPGVMGITGIETSDVIYGIIEKTKPDFVIAIDALAARSIERVNSTIQISDTGIHPGSGVGNKRKELSKETLGIPVIAIGVPTVVDAVSITSDTIDFILKHFGREMREGDKPSRSLLPAGFTFGEKKKLTEEDMPDEKSRNMFLGAVGTLEDEEKRKLIYEVLAPLGHNLMVTPKEVDAFIEDMANVIASGLNAALHHQIDQDNTGAYTH; from the coding sequence ATGAAAGAACCATTAGATTTAAGTAAATATAGCGTTAGAACAGACCTTGCAGTAGAAGCTCATCAAATGTTGCAAGAACGTCAGCAAGAACAAACGGAAATTCAAGGTGTTGTTGTAAAAGAGCGTGAAGAAGAAGGGATTACGATTACGAAAGTGATCATCGATGAGAGTGCTTCGGAAGCGATGGGTAAAAAGCCTGGAAATTATTTAACGCTTGAAGTGCAGGGGATTCGTCAACAAGACACAGAATTGCAACAAAAAGTAGAGCGTATTTTTGCAAAAGAATTTTCTTATTTATTAGAAGAAATTGGAATATCTAAAGAGGCGAGCTGTTTAATCGTCGGATTAGGGAATTGGAATGTAACACCAGATGCGCTTGGTCCAATCGTTGTAGAAAATGTGCTTGTGACGCGTCACCTTTTTAAATTACAGCCTGAAAGTGTAGAAGATGGATATCGTCCTGTTAGTGCAATCCGTCCAGGTGTAATGGGGATTACAGGGATTGAAACGAGTGATGTCATTTACGGTATCATTGAAAAAACAAAACCGGATTTTGTTATTGCAATTGATGCGCTAGCTGCTAGGTCTATTGAACGAGTAAATAGTACGATACAGATTTCAGATACGGGAATTCATCCTGGGTCTGGTGTAGGAAATAAACGAAAAGAACTGAGTAAAGAGACGCTTGGAATCCCTGTTATTGCAATTGGTGTTCCGACGGTTGTAGATGCTGTTTCCATTACGAGCGATACAATTGATTTTATCCTAAAACATTTTGGGCGTGAAATGAGAGAAGGAGATAAACCGTCTCGATCTTTATTGCCAGCTGGTTTTACATTTGGAGAAAAGAAAAAATTAACAGAGGAAGATATGCCGGATGAAAAAAGTCGTAATATGTTTTTGGGGGCAGTGGGTACGTTGGAAGATGAAGAAAAGCGAAAATTAATTTATGAGGTATTAGCACCTCTTGGACATAATTTAATGGTGACCCCAAAAGAAGTGGATGCGTTTATTGAAGATATGGCAAATGTAATAGCGAGTGGTTTAAATGCCGCACTTCATCATCAAATTGATCAAGATAATACAGGTGCATATACACATTGA
- the lepA gene encoding elongation factor 4 has protein sequence MNKEERAKRQSNIRNFSIIAHIDHGKSTLADRILEKTNALTQREMKAQLLDSMDLERERGITIKLNAVQLKYTAKNGEEYTLHLIDTPGHVDFTYEVSRSLAACEGAILVVDAAQGIEAQTLANVYLALDNNLEILPVINKIDLPSADPERVRQEVEDVIGLDASEAVLASAKAGIGIEDILEQIVEKVPAPEGDPEEPLQCMIFDSLYDPYRGVIAYIRVVNGTVKVGDKVRMMATGKEFEVTEVGVFTPKTTQCEELTVGDVGFLAASIKNVGDTRVGDTITHAKRPAAGPLPGYRKLNPMVFCGLYPIDSARYNDLRDALEKLELNDSALEFEPETSQALGFGFRCGFLGLLHMEIIQERIEREFKIDLITTAPSVIYKVYLTNGEDMIVDNPSNMPDPQTIDRVEEPFVKATIMVPNDYVGAVMEICQGKRGTFLDMQYLDETRVTLTYEIPLSEIVYDFFDQLKSNTKGYASFDYELIGYKPSRLVKMDILLNNEQVDALSFIVHRDSAYDRGKVIVEKLKELIPRQQFEVPIQATIGNKVVARSTIKAMRKNVLAKCYGGDISRKRKLLDKQKEGKKRMKSVGSVEVPQEAFMAVLKMDDN, from the coding sequence ATGAATAAAGAAGAAAGAGCAAAAAGGCAGTCTAACATTCGTAACTTCTCCATCATTGCTCACATTGACCACGGAAAGTCAACGTTAGCAGACCGTATTTTGGAGAAAACAAACGCTTTAACACAACGTGAAATGAAAGCTCAATTACTTGACTCTATGGATTTAGAGCGTGAGCGTGGCATTACAATTAAATTAAATGCAGTTCAATTAAAGTACACAGCAAAAAATGGCGAAGAATATACGCTTCACTTAATCGATACACCAGGACATGTCGACTTTACGTACGAAGTATCTCGTAGTTTAGCGGCTTGTGAAGGTGCAATCCTTGTTGTCGATGCAGCGCAAGGTATTGAAGCGCAAACATTAGCAAACGTATATTTAGCGCTTGATAATAATTTAGAAATTTTACCAGTTATTAATAAAATCGATTTACCGAGCGCTGATCCAGAACGTGTTCGTCAAGAAGTAGAAGATGTAATTGGTTTAGATGCATCAGAAGCTGTACTTGCTTCCGCAAAAGCTGGCATTGGTATTGAAGACATTTTAGAACAAATCGTTGAAAAAGTACCAGCTCCAGAAGGTGACCCGGAAGAGCCGCTTCAATGTATGATTTTTGACTCTTTATATGACCCATACCGCGGTGTAATTGCGTATATCCGTGTTGTAAACGGTACAGTAAAAGTTGGCGATAAAGTACGTATGATGGCAACTGGTAAAGAATTTGAAGTGACAGAAGTAGGTGTATTTACACCGAAAACAACGCAATGTGAAGAATTAACAGTGGGTGATGTAGGATTCTTAGCGGCATCTATTAAAAATGTAGGAGACACACGTGTTGGTGACACAATCACACATGCAAAACGTCCAGCGGCAGGACCATTACCAGGGTATCGTAAATTAAACCCAATGGTATTCTGTGGTTTATACCCAATCGATTCTGCACGTTATAACGATTTGCGTGATGCGTTAGAAAAACTGGAATTAAATGATTCGGCTCTTGAATTTGAACCTGAAACATCGCAAGCGTTAGGATTCGGTTTCCGTTGTGGATTCCTAGGTTTACTTCACATGGAAATTATTCAAGAACGTATTGAACGTGAATTCAAGATTGACCTAATTACAACAGCACCAAGCGTTATTTACAAAGTGTATTTAACGAATGGAGAAGATATGATTGTAGATAACCCGTCTAATATGCCAGATCCTCAAACGATCGATCGTGTGGAAGAACCATTTGTAAAAGCGACAATTATGGTTCCAAATGATTACGTTGGGGCTGTAATGGAAATTTGCCAAGGTAAACGTGGTACATTCCTTGATATGCAATACTTAGATGAAACACGTGTTACGTTAACGTATGAGATTCCGCTTTCTGAAATTGTATACGACTTCTTTGATCAATTGAAGTCTAATACGAAAGGCTATGCATCATTTGATTACGAGTTAATCGGCTATAAACCATCTAGACTTGTGAAGATGGATATTTTATTAAATAATGAACAAGTCGATGCTTTATCATTTATCGTACACCGTGATTCAGCGTACGACCGTGGTAAAGTAATCGTAGAAAAATTAAAAGAATTAATTCCAAGACAACAGTTTGAAGTACCAATTCAAGCGACAATTGGGAACAAAGTTGTAGCGCGTTCTACAATTAAAGCGATGCGTAAAAACGTACTTGCAAAATGTTACGGTGGTGACATTTCGCGTAAACGTAAACTTCTTGATAAACAAAAAGAAGGTAAAAAACGTATGAAGTCTGTTGGCTCTGTAGAAGTACCGCAAGAAGCATTCATGGCTGTATTAAAAATGGATGATAACTAA
- the rpsT gene encoding 30S ribosomal protein S20, whose protein sequence is MANIKSAIKRAKLSEERRAHNASIKSDMRTAVKTVEALVTNNDLENAKEAFKTASKKLDKAARKGLIHQNAAARQKSRLAKQVNA, encoded by the coding sequence ATGGCAAACATTAAATCTGCTATCAAACGCGCTAAACTTAGCGAAGAGCGTCGTGCACATAACGCTTCTATCAAATCTGACATGCGTACAGCTGTTAAAACTGTAGAAGCTTTAGTTACTAATAACGATCTTGAAAATGCTAAAGAAGCTTTCAAAACTGCTTCTAAAAAACTTGATAAAGCAGCTCGTAAAGGTCTTATCCACCAAAACGCTGCAGCTCGTCAAAAGTCTCGCTTAGCGAAACAAGTAAACGCATAA
- a CDS encoding YqzM family protein: protein MNEFEQNVQSKRNDAIDSGVGFIVSFGFFATLFIIATIIKFIGS, encoded by the coding sequence ATGAATGAATTTGAACAAAACGTTCAAAGTAAACGCAATGACGCTATTGATTCAGGGGTAGGTTTTATCGTCTCATTTGGTTTTTTCGCAACACTTTTCATTATTGCAACAATCATTAAATTTATTGGTTCCTAA
- the holA gene encoding DNA polymerase III subunit delta: MSDIHKKIKKKQFAPFYLIYGTEAYFINETIKLITTEALAEEDREFNVVTYDLEEAYLEDVIEDARTLPFFGDRKILLIKSPLFLTSQKEKLEQNIKILEEYIAEPSPFSIVVFVAPYEKLDERKKITKLLKKTADVVEANAMQVQDVRKWVVARTEEVHVHIEETAVNLLLELVGSNVTMLAKEMDKLTLYVGMGGDITTELVAELVPKSVEQNVFALTEKVVKKDIAGAMQILDGLFMQQEEPIKLLALLVSQFRLLNQVKELQQRGYGQNQIASHIGVHPYRVKLAMNQTKFFSFEELKKVILELAEADYSMKTGKMDKKLVLEFFLMRLNHIG, from the coding sequence ATGAGTGATATACATAAGAAGATTAAAAAGAAACAGTTTGCACCATTTTATTTAATATATGGAACGGAAGCTTATTTTATAAATGAAACAATTAAGCTTATAACAACGGAGGCGCTCGCCGAGGAAGATCGCGAGTTTAATGTTGTAACGTATGACTTAGAAGAAGCGTATTTGGAAGATGTAATAGAAGATGCACGAACGCTTCCGTTTTTTGGGGATCGTAAAATTTTATTAATTAAATCTCCATTGTTCTTGACATCACAAAAAGAAAAATTAGAACAAAATATAAAGATTTTAGAGGAGTATATTGCAGAACCTTCCCCGTTTTCAATTGTTGTATTTGTAGCCCCTTATGAAAAACTAGATGAGAGGAAAAAAATCACAAAGTTATTAAAGAAAACAGCAGATGTGGTAGAAGCTAATGCAATGCAAGTGCAGGACGTTCGTAAATGGGTTGTGGCTCGCACAGAAGAAGTACATGTACATATTGAGGAAACGGCTGTTAACCTGTTGTTAGAGCTTGTAGGAAGCAATGTAACGATGTTAGCAAAAGAAATGGATAAGTTAACTCTCTATGTGGGAATGGGGGGAGACATTACAACAGAGCTTGTGGCGGAGCTTGTGCCAAAATCTGTTGAACAAAATGTGTTTGCATTAACAGAAAAAGTAGTGAAAAAAGATATTGCTGGCGCTATGCAAATTTTAGATGGATTATTTATGCAGCAAGAAGAGCCAATAAAATTATTAGCGTTATTAGTGAGCCAATTTCGCCTGCTCAACCAAGTAAAAGAACTGCAGCAACGCGGGTATGGGCAAAATCAAATTGCTTCGCATATTGGTGTTCATCCATACAGGGTAAAATTGGCGATGAATCAAACGAAATTTTTTTCGTTTGAAGAATTGAAAAAAGTTATTTTAGAGTTAGCTGAAGCTGACTATAGTATGAAAACGGGAAAAATGGATAAGAAACTCGTCTTAGAGTTTTTCTTAATGCGTTTAAATCATATTGGATAA